In the [Clostridium] colinum genome, one interval contains:
- a CDS encoding BaiN/RdsA family NAD(P)/FAD-dependent oxidoreductase — translation MKNTIVIGGGPAGMIASGFAAKNSNVILFEKNKKLGRKLFITGKGRCNLTNACDVEELIQNTIGNPYFLYSAFYTFDSYATMNFFEELGVKVKVERGNRVFPVSEKSSDIVKALTRFMENNKVDIRLNSKVEDLILKDNKIVKAIVNGEEIDVENVIIATGGLSYPVTGSDGDGYKFAKKMGHKVTKLYPSLVPLKMKEKWCQDLQGLSLKNVELHIFVDNKNVYQNFGEMMFTHFGITGPLVLKASRSLVGKYNSKITGYIDLKPALSEKELDNRILRDFEKFINKDFKNSLDELLPQKIIPIIIKLSNIDENKKVNSITKNERKTLCNIIKKLPITIIGDNGYNEAVVTAGGICVDEIDPSTMKSKIIDNLYFAGEVIDVDSYTGGFNLQIAFATGYLAGNNINS, via the coding sequence ATGAAAAATACAATAGTTATAGGGGGAGGGCCAGCTGGTATGATAGCCAGTGGCTTTGCCGCTAAAAATAGTAATGTTATACTTTTTGAAAAAAACAAAAAATTAGGAAGAAAACTTTTTATAACAGGCAAAGGAAGATGTAATCTTACTAACGCTTGTGATGTTGAAGAGCTTATACAAAATACTATTGGAAATCCATACTTTTTGTATAGTGCTTTTTATACATTTGATAGCTATGCTACAATGAACTTTTTTGAAGAATTAGGAGTAAAAGTAAAAGTAGAAAGAGGTAACAGAGTTTTTCCAGTTTCTGAAAAGTCTAGTGATATAGTTAAGGCACTTACTAGATTTATGGAAAATAATAAAGTTGATATTAGATTAAATTCTAAAGTTGAAGACTTAATATTAAAAGATAATAAAATAGTTAAAGCTATTGTTAATGGTGAAGAGATAGATGTAGAAAATGTAATAATAGCAACAGGTGGTTTATCATACCCAGTTACAGGGTCTGACGGGGACGGATATAAATTTGCTAAAAAAATGGGACATAAAGTTACTAAATTATATCCTTCTTTAGTTCCACTTAAAATGAAAGAAAAATGGTGTCAAGACTTACAAGGGCTTAGCCTAAAAAATGTGGAATTACATATTTTTGTAGATAATAAAAATGTTTATCAAAATTTTGGAGAAATGATGTTTACTCATTTCGGTATAACAGGTCCATTAGTTTTAAAGGCTAGTAGAAGCCTTGTTGGAAAATATAATAGTAAGATAACAGGATATATAGATTTAAAACCGGCATTATCAGAAAAAGAGCTTGATAACAGAATTCTTAGAGATTTTGAAAAATTTATAAATAAAGACTTTAAAAATAGTTTAGATGAATTATTACCACAAAAAATTATACCAATAATTATAAAATTATCTAATATAGATGAAAATAAAAAGGTTAATTCTATTACAAAAAATGAAAGAAAAACTCTTTGTAATATTATAAAAAAACTACCTATAACAATAATAGGAGATAATGGATATAACGAAGCCGTTGTTACAGCAGGTGGTATTTGTGTAGATGAAATAGACCCAAGTACAATGAAATCTAAAATAATAGATAATTTGTACTTTGCAGGAGAAGTAATAGACGTAGATAGCTACACAGGAGGGTTTAATCTTCAAATAGCGTTTGCAACAGGTTATTTAGCTGGTAATAATATAAATAGTTAG
- a CDS encoding MurR/RpiR family transcriptional regulator, whose translation MFQDDLLNKINEKMPILSKGQKRLASFILEHYDKAAFMTAYKLGEVVGVSESTVVRFASEMGFDGYHKMQTELEAIIKTKLTATQRMKVSAEQMSKSNKDILTNILEKDAERIKYTLSMLDKNIFEECVEKILKAKKVYIIGVRSANSLSSFLAFYLNLMVDNVVYVNSSTATEIFEQIFRIDEKDVLIGISFPRYSRRTIKAMEYAFLKKATTIAITDSKNSPLVNFATNSLIARSDMVSFIDSLVAPLSVINALLVAISVAKKDEVITTLENLENIWSEYQVYNYQPNKNFFR comes from the coding sequence ATGTTTCAAGATGACTTACTTAATAAAATAAATGAAAAAATGCCTATTTTGAGCAAAGGTCAAAAAAGGCTAGCTTCTTTTATATTAGAACATTATGATAAAGCCGCTTTTATGACAGCATATAAGCTAGGAGAAGTAGTTGGTGTGAGTGAGTCTACTGTTGTAAGGTTTGCATCAGAAATGGGATTTGATGGCTATCATAAAATGCAAACTGAATTAGAAGCTATAATTAAAACAAAACTTACTGCTACACAAAGAATGAAAGTTTCTGCTGAGCAAATGTCTAAAAGTAATAAAGATATTTTAACTAATATATTAGAAAAAGATGCAGAACGTATTAAATATACATTATCAATGCTAGATAAAAATATCTTTGAAGAATGTGTAGAAAAAATATTAAAAGCAAAAAAAGTATATATAATAGGAGTTAGAAGTGCCAATTCTTTATCATCATTTTTAGCTTTTTATCTTAACCTTATGGTAGATAATGTAGTGTATGTAAATTCTTCTACGGCAACAGAAATATTTGAACAAATATTTAGAATAGATGAAAAAGACGTTTTAATAGGCATTAGCTTTCCTAGATATTCTAGAAGAACTATAAAGGCTATGGAATATGCTTTTTTAAAAAAAGCTACAACTATTGCTATAACAGATAGCAAAAACTCTCCACTTGTCAATTTTGCGACAAATAGCCTTATAGCAAGAAGTGATATGGTATCTTTTATAGACTCTTTAGTAGCACCTTTAAGCGTTATAAATGCTTTGCTTGTTGCTATTAGTGTTGCTAAAAAAGATGAAGTTATAACTACACTTGAAAATCTTGAAAATATTTGGAGTGAGTATCAAGTGTATAACTATCAACCAAATAAAAACTTTTTTAGGTGA